The following proteins come from a genomic window of Alicyclobacillus dauci:
- the radA gene encoding DNA repair protein RadA, which produces MDRGTSEKERGTLARTKTQYVCQACGHVEIKWMGRCPGCGEWNTMVEETIAAPSKSLPVSGARMQPQPIQSIPAQTEQRIHTGLTECDFVLGGGVVPGSLVLIGGDPGIGKSTLLLQLSNSIASQKKRVLYVSGEESASQIKLRAERLGTVQEELYVLAETDLDLVVEAAAQLQPDFLIIDSIQTVFRPSLTSAPGSVAQVRECTGVLLRVAKSQNIATFIVGHVTKDGALAGPRMLEHMVDAVLYFEGERHHMYRVLRAVKNRFGSTNELAVFEMHDNGLREVSNPSLLFLSERQTIVPGSAVVAAMEGRRPLLLEVQALVAPTGFGTPRRMATGADYARVSMLLAVLERRLGLQVQASDAYVNVAGGVRVDEPAVDLGIALALVSSHRDRPLTQGDIYMGEVGLTGEVRNVTRLAERLREAQKLGFKRCLIPAGQTVSETFSGLEIVPVQSLQDAMQKAF; this is translated from the coding sequence ATGGATAGAGGAACATCGGAGAAGGAGAGAGGGACGTTGGCACGGACAAAGACACAATACGTGTGCCAAGCATGTGGGCATGTAGAAATAAAATGGATGGGCCGCTGTCCAGGGTGTGGTGAGTGGAACACGATGGTCGAGGAAACCATCGCGGCGCCCAGTAAATCGCTTCCGGTATCGGGTGCACGCATGCAGCCCCAACCGATTCAGTCAATCCCAGCTCAAACGGAACAACGTATTCATACGGGACTTACGGAGTGTGACTTTGTGCTCGGTGGGGGTGTGGTGCCGGGATCGCTCGTACTGATTGGGGGAGACCCAGGTATCGGCAAATCTACGCTCTTGTTACAACTATCAAACTCCATCGCTTCGCAGAAGAAGCGCGTGCTGTATGTATCCGGAGAGGAGTCGGCGAGCCAGATTAAATTGCGTGCGGAACGGCTCGGAACGGTTCAGGAAGAGCTATATGTTTTGGCGGAGACCGATTTGGATTTGGTGGTCGAAGCGGCAGCTCAGTTGCAGCCGGACTTTCTCATTATTGACTCAATCCAAACCGTGTTCCGGCCGAGTCTCACGTCGGCACCTGGAAGTGTTGCTCAGGTACGTGAGTGTACTGGCGTTCTTCTGCGGGTGGCGAAGTCGCAAAATATCGCCACGTTCATTGTTGGGCACGTCACGAAGGACGGTGCGCTGGCTGGCCCGCGGATGCTTGAGCACATGGTTGACGCCGTACTATACTTCGAAGGTGAACGCCATCATATGTATAGAGTATTGCGTGCGGTCAAGAATCGGTTTGGATCGACAAACGAATTGGCTGTGTTTGAAATGCACGACAATGGGTTGCGAGAAGTGTCTAACCCATCCTTACTGTTCCTATCTGAACGCCAAACGATTGTGCCAGGTTCCGCAGTCGTTGCGGCCATGGAAGGACGGAGGCCGCTGTTATTGGAAGTTCAAGCCCTCGTTGCTCCGACTGGTTTTGGCACACCGCGGAGAATGGCAACGGGTGCAGATTACGCTCGAGTGAGCATGCTGCTTGCCGTCTTAGAGAGAAGACTGGGACTTCAAGTGCAGGCATCCGATGCGTATGTAAATGTCGCTGGCGGTGTCCGGGTGGATGAACCGGCGGTGGACTTGGGCATCGCTTTGGCTCTTGTCTCCAGTCACCGTGACAGGCCACTGACACAAGGGGATATTTACATGGGTGAAGTGGGACTGACGGGAGAAGTTCGCAATGTGACGCGTTTGGCCGAGCGGCTCCGTGAAGCACAAAAATTGGGGTTCAAGCGTTGTTTGATTCCAGCTGGGCAGACGGTTAGCGAGACGTTTTCAGGACTCGAGATCGTTCCAGTCCAGTCCCTTCAGGATGCAATGCAAAAGGCGTTTTAG
- the disA gene encoding DNA integrity scanning diadenylate cyclase DisA — protein sequence MKDDGKREVAINKILRMVAPGSILREGIENILRAKTGGLIVVGASEKVLSIMDGGFSIQCELTPSHLYELAKMDGAIIISDDVKRVLFANTNLNPDHTIPTSETGTRHRTAERVARESGQLVVCISQRRNVITLYQGLFKYVLRDISVILTKANQAMQTLEKYKTVLDQELTDLSALEFEEAVTLDEVTTVLQRFETVLRIKSEIRRYITELGSEGRLVSMQLDELVANVDEQAYLLVKDYLYTENEMTPHQVLSLFHNMSSDDLLDGTLMAKAMGYAPSVNLLEEVVPSRGYRVLNKISRLPQPVIENLVEHFSVLSNILAADVNDLDEVEGVGTVRARMIRDGLHRIQEQVLIDRHI from the coding sequence ATGAAAGATGACGGGAAGCGGGAAGTGGCTATTAACAAAATTCTGCGCATGGTTGCTCCGGGGTCTATCTTGCGCGAGGGAATTGAGAATATCCTGCGAGCTAAAACCGGGGGGCTTATCGTGGTCGGTGCCTCCGAGAAGGTATTGTCGATTATGGACGGCGGGTTCTCCATCCAGTGTGAGTTGACGCCATCTCACCTGTATGAATTGGCAAAAATGGATGGGGCCATCATCATCAGTGATGACGTCAAAAGGGTGTTGTTCGCAAACACAAATCTAAATCCGGATCACACCATTCCCACTTCGGAAACCGGAACGCGCCACCGTACTGCAGAGCGCGTTGCTCGCGAAAGTGGTCAACTGGTCGTTTGTATTTCGCAACGGCGGAATGTGATCACGTTGTACCAGGGCCTGTTTAAATATGTGTTGCGTGATATCAGCGTTATCTTGACAAAGGCCAATCAGGCGATGCAAACTTTGGAGAAATATAAAACCGTCTTGGATCAAGAACTCACTGATCTGAGTGCGCTCGAGTTCGAAGAGGCCGTCACGCTGGACGAAGTGACGACCGTTCTACAGCGGTTTGAAACCGTTTTGCGTATTAAATCGGAAATTCGTCGATATATTACTGAACTAGGTAGTGAAGGCCGCTTAGTCAGTATGCAATTGGATGAATTGGTCGCCAATGTCGACGAACAGGCTTATTTGCTTGTAAAGGATTATTTGTACACTGAGAATGAAATGACGCCGCATCAAGTATTGTCTTTGTTTCACAACATGTCTTCGGATGATCTTCTGGATGGGACGCTCATGGCCAAAGCGATGGGCTATGCGCCGAGCGTCAACCTGTTGGAAGAGGTCGTCCCTTCACGTGGGTATCGAGTGCTTAACAAAATTAGCCGATTACCGCAGCCTGTTATCGAGAACCTCGTAGAGCATTTCAGCGTGCTCAGCAATATACTCGCAGCTGACGTCAACGATCTCGACGAAGTCGAAGGGGTAGGCACAGTCCGAGCCAGAATGATTCGAGATGGGCTTCACCGCATTCAAGAGCAGGTACTTATAGATAGACATATATAG